Genomic DNA from Salvia miltiorrhiza cultivar Shanhuang (shh) chromosome 1, IMPLAD_Smil_shh, whole genome shotgun sequence:
CCGTGAATCATGCATTCAGAGATAGCATCATATAGTTCGGGGTTGTCTTCTTTACTTGGTAGCTCTGCTTTTATAAAATTGTCTATGTTATCTGACAAGTAACGTTGAGACTCACGTTTTATAAAAAGAACAATGTGAGCATGTGGAAGACCTCGTTTTTGAAATTCAACGGTCGAGACAACTATATGAAAATAAAGATAACCGTCACAACCTAAGTAAAGTCAATGTATGAATACtatatcaaattataaaataatagacGGAGCTTACGTGCAGTGTGTTCACCAAACACTTTCCCCTGCTTCAAATCAGTTATAAGTTCTTGAAGTTTCATTTTAAATACTCGAACTGATATATCTGGCCTATCTTCTGGTCGTAGTCCTTTGTTAGCAGTAAACCTTGTGATTTCTGGCCATTTTGGGTTGCAGGTAAAAGTTATGAACAACGACGGATATCCAGTCCACCTGCATATAGCCATGGCATCTTGGTAATTTTCTATCATATACCGCCTTCCTCCTGTGAACGATGACGGTAGTATGATTGGTTTACCAACAAATGAACTATTGACATTTCCTCTAATCTTAGAATCTCTTAGGTTAACATATCTTTCGGACCTAAGGGCTGGTTGATTGTGACGAAACCATTTTAACCTCTGTGTTTCCATCATTGTGTATCCATCAACAATAAATTGTTGGAGCAAACGTCTTGCAAGTAGAAGTTGGTGTCCTTCATTCTCTCTGTCTTGTATCCGAAATGCTAAAAACTCTCTTAATGTGAGTTTATTTCTCTTGCTTGCGTCGAATTCGGCATGTGGAATATCTAGATAGTATCCATCTTCACCATAAATGAATATAAGCGGGTACTGCAATAGAAGGTAAGAAGGATGGAATTCATCGATGCGCTGAAGTTTTCCGCACCTCTTCTCGACAATTACATCTCTCTTGTCGGGTATTGTCTCAAAATCTCCAACAATAAGAGCTGCAACTTCTGGTGCCGTTGGCATGTTGTATGCTCGACCATCTTTTGATCTCTTTCCTATCAATCGAATTTTCAAATCAAGATATGTATTCCTTGATATATGATCAGCAGCCATTCGATAAATCTTGGCATAAGGACTGTTGCTGTCAATCATTTGTTTTAGATCAAGCACAATTGAATCATCCAAATCTTTCGGATTTCCTTTACtgaaaaattgtaaaatatattgataCAAACATGTTAAAAAAAACAATCgtttatttaaattgaacaaaattttaaattagtaTGGAAAGATTACAgaacaaaaatattataaaagcAACAAGGTTATTAAATCATTTGTTTTGGATTTTGAATTGACGAAATCATCTTAATGTAgcaacatatatttataatagatCGATGATGAATCAATAcattattctaacaaaaaaatattataacaaATCTAGTAAAAATTTAGCCACCAAAAAATAAACGCAACAAATCATCATAATTTATGACTTAACCTTACCCtaatatttattgaataattaaaataactAAACCTAAAATATTGATAGAGTTATATATGGTTAGAAATTTTAGTGTAAGACTAACCTCACAGCATTCATACGGTGTTCTATTTCACAATCTGGTTCAAAAATATATAGTTGAGAGAATTTGGGAGTGCACCCTTCCAGTGGCAACAAACTACCAATGTGATGTAAATTTTGACCTCCC
This window encodes:
- the LOC130988889 gene encoding uncharacterized protein LOC130988889; translation: MWGGENVEQNKSKTPKFSLCCLKGRVVLPLLQNPPQLLSDLLENKHHKSKKFIEDIRAYNMMFSFTSMGGKLDNSINKGADCEIEHRMNAVSKGNPKDLDDSIVLDLKQMIDSNSPYAKIYRMAADHISRNTYLDLKIRLIGKRSKDGRAYNMPTAPEVAALIVGDFETIPDKRDVIVEKRCGKLQRIDEFHPSYLLLQYPLIFIYGEDGYYLDIPHAEFDASKRNKLTLREFLAFRIQDRENEGHQLLLARRLLQQFIVDGYTMMETQRLKWFRHNQPALRSERYVNLRDSKIRGNVNSSFVGKPIILPSSFTGGRRYMIENYQDAMAICRWTGYPSLFITFTCNPKWPEITRFTANKGLRPEDRPDISVRVFKMKLQELITDLKQGKVFGEHTAHNIDNFIKAELPSKEDNPELYDAISECMIHGPCGAERPNSHCMVNSKCSKGFPKNYSSCTKVDDNGYPVYMRRDTGITVDKNGVALDNRYVVPYNVFLIMKYRAHINVEYCNQGQSVKYLFKYISKGSDRMGARITDQNNDEISEYVDCRYISACEAMWRIFEFVIHHRTPHVERLYFHLEGEQTCVFRDGDCIDNVLDKKTIAESQFLKWMEFNKNHMEARQWLYSEFPQHYVWEADKRKWKIRDRGVAVGTHLPRPSICR